A genomic segment from Poecilia reticulata strain Guanapo linkage group LG3, Guppy_female_1.0+MT, whole genome shotgun sequence encodes:
- the tdrd3 gene encoding tudor domain-containing protein 3, translating to MTDLTESLVKEGWYLSDEGIAELKGSAEKVSPSDLIRIALDSDLRPIGKKVLPSDINSGRTEKLEGPCVLQVQKVRNISSPKDHEESQGAPRMLRLQMTDGHTTCVGLEFKHLSKISLNTPPGTKVKLVGSIQVKNGILLLEDSNIQVLGGEVDHMVEKWELQRSLAKHSRSNIGAEGGPPPFVPFGQKCGRKDDVDSRELDQRKTLQTQNVIKSTDENDEFEKQRTAAIAEVSKAKEGPRTFGGGGNAGSNLSNAASFSRSRDSHQQRRREDKPERTESRQDGNYRELVDERALRDIMEMGFNREAARQALMDNNNNLEVALNSLLTGSSGGRPGSVVPEPNKPQLRARGRGRGRSRNEDEEDGAGGRPSGPSTLFDFLESKMGAFSIDEPKNQITQRQYENKTSFSNSNYHAKDASQTKFSHTDHRQQRNDRPPRFHKDTDFPKPGQEASSNPGTPQMSAPAQQWRGQEKWPRSTSDRAQNDRREIRDEQNVPAAIMSPLAHLKESQQQTEFSGAYHQRSRNGNGSNMSGPPPRRGVKENVPTSKPSNPTGGEVDGRGNYKRSERNEDAGNNRRKGRAERPNSDHFDRQRDGGPLNFNPRGGSSGTSQEVGLSQGSRTVTGDLSHFQNGDLEHKRTGPIKPINSPCPQNREQQPKRNTHNNQGSKRRTGQGRGQGPRGTEKGYITEIAWKPGDACLALYWEDNKYYHAKIDAVHPSGSTAVVVFSDYGNCEEVLLHNIRPVPDDMMEEDDGYYDSSLEFRRGGDGQPRRSRPTQQYYQPPRARD from the exons TTGGAGGGTCCATGTGTCCTCCAGGTGCAGAAAGTgagaaacatctcgtctcccaAAGACCATGAAGAGTCCCAGGGAGCACCGAGAATGCTGCGTCTCCAAATGACAGATGGGCACACCACCTGTGTTGGACTGGAGTTTAAACATCTGTCCAAAATCAG TTTGAATACACCTCCCGGGACCAAGGTGAAGCTTGTTGGTTCGATCCAAGTTAAAAACGGTATTTTGCTGCTCGAAGACTCAAACATCCAGGTGCTTGGGGGAGAAGTGGATCATATGGTAGAGAAATGGGAGCTACAAAGG AGTCTGGCCAAACACAGCAGGAGTAACATTGGAGCAGAAGGCGGACCTCCACCTTTCGTGCCATTTGGTCAG AAGTGTGGAAGAAAGGATGACGTAGACAGCAGGGAACTAGATCAGAGGAAAACCCTGCAGACTCAAAATGTGATCAAAAGCACAGACGAGAACGACGAGTTCGAAAAGCAGCGGACGGCAGCTATAGCTGAAGTTTCGAAGGCTAAAGAA gGCCCTCGCACATTTGGTGGTGGAGGAAATGCGGGCAGTAATTTATCCAATGCAGCATCCTTCTCTCGAAGCAGAGACTCTCACCAGCAAAGGAGGCGAGAAGACAAGCCGGAAAGAACAGAAAGCAGACAAGATGGAAACTATAGAGAGCTG GTGGATGAACGGGCTCTGAGAGACATCATGGAGATGGGCTTTAATAGGGAGGCTGCCCGACAAGCTCTGATGGATAACAATAACAACCTTGAAGTAGCACTAAACAGCCTACTGACCGGATCTTCCGGTGGCAGACCTGGCTCAGTGGTCCCTGAGCCTAACAAGCCACAACTTAGAG CCAGAGGAAGGGGGAGAGGCAGGTCAAgaaatgaagatgaggaggacgGAGCAGGGGGAAGACCTTCTGGACCAAGCACCTTATTTGACTTTCTCGAGTCCAAGATGGGAGCTTTCTCCATTGATG agcCAAAGAATCAGATAACACAGCGGCAGTATGAGAACAAAACTAGTTTTTCCAACTCAAACTATCATGCCAAAGATGCATCCCAGACCAAGTTCTCACACACTGACCACAGGCAACAGAGGAACGACAGGCCGCCCCGCTTTCATAAGGACACAGATTTCCCCAAACCTGGCCAGGAGGCATCCTCAAACCCGGGAACACCCCAAATGTCGGCTCCTGCCCAGCAGTGGAGGGGCCAGGAGAAATGGCCCCGGAGCACATCCGACCGAGCGCAGAATGACAGGAGAGAAATTAGAGACGAACAGAATGTTCCCGCCGCCATTATGTCTCCTCTCGCACATTTAAAAGAATCTCAGCAGCAGACTGAATTTAGCGGGGCTTACCACCAACGGTCTCGAAATGGGAACGGGAGTAATATGTCTGGACCGCCTCCCAGGCGAGGGGTAAAAGAAAACGTGCCCACCTCTAAACCGAGTAATCCCACAGGAGGGGAAGTAGATGGAAGAGGAAATTATAAACGCTCTGAAAGAAACGAGGATGCCGGCAACAACAGGAGGAAGGGTAGAGCCGAGCGGCCAAACTCTGACCACTTTGACAGACAGAGGGACGGCGGGCCGTTGAACTTTAACCCGAGAGGAGGAAGCTCAGGAACTTCCCAGGAAGTGGGATTATCACAGGGCTCCAGAACTGTAACGGGGGATCTTTCGCACTTCCAAAACGGAGATTTGGAACATAAAAGGACTGGGCCCATCAAGCCAATAAACTCACCCTGTCCTCaaaacagagagcagcagccCAAGAGGAACACTCATAACAACCAGGGATCTAAAAGGAGGACAGGGCAAGGCCGAGGTCAGGGACCTAGAGGAACAGAAAAAGGTTACATCACTGAAATTGCATGGAAACCTGGAGACGCATGCCTGGCTCTGTATTGGGAAGACAACAAG TATTACCATGCCAAGATAGACGCTGTGCATCCTTCTGGCTCGACAGCAGTGGTCGTGTTTAGCGATTATGGAAACTGTGAAGAGGTCCTCCTGCATAACATCAGACCTGTTCCTGATGACATGATG GAGGAAGACGACGGTTACTATGACAGTTCACTGGAGTTTCGCCGCGGAGGTGATGGACAGCCGAGACGCTCGAGGCCCACGCAGCAGTACTACCAGCCGCCCCGGGCGCGTGAttga